A region from the Phycisphaeraceae bacterium genome encodes:
- the eno gene encoding phosphopyruvate hydratase: MSFEIESVHGRQVLDSRGNPTVEVEVTLNGGVRGRAMVPSGASTGEHEAIELRDKDKSRYLGRGVLRAVENINTHIGPELIGQDSRDQEQIDGLMLDLDGSENKGKLGANAILGVSMAVAKAASEASNLPLFRYLGGTNAKVLPCPMMNILNGGKHADNNVDFQEFMIQPWGFDDFHEALRAGVEIYHALKDVLHKAHLSTAVGDEGGFAPNLRTNEEALNIIELAVIQAGYKWGEQIFVALDPATSELWNEGVKIGKTGYCFFKSNPGDVMTSGQMVSHWVEWCNKYPIRSIEDGLAENDWTGWKSLTEKLGNKVQLVGDDLFVTNPKFLKKGIDTQTANAILVKVNQIGTLSETFEAVTMAQHAGYSAILSHRSGETEDATIADLAVATNCGQIKTGAPCRSDRNAKYNQLIRIAEHLGDTAVYGGKYWSKHA, from the coding sequence ATGAGCTTTGAGATCGAATCCGTTCACGGCAGGCAGGTTCTTGACAGTCGCGGCAATCCCACGGTCGAAGTCGAAGTCACACTAAACGGCGGTGTCCGCGGACGGGCTATGGTCCCCAGCGGAGCCAGCACGGGAGAACACGAAGCCATTGAGCTGCGTGATAAGGATAAGTCGCGATACCTCGGCAGAGGAGTTTTGCGAGCTGTCGAAAACATCAATACTCATATCGGCCCTGAGTTGATCGGACAGGATTCCCGCGATCAGGAACAGATTGACGGACTCATGCTTGATCTCGACGGCAGCGAAAACAAAGGCAAGCTTGGAGCAAATGCGATTCTCGGCGTGTCCATGGCTGTCGCCAAAGCTGCATCTGAGGCATCAAACTTGCCGCTATTTCGCTACCTCGGCGGTACGAACGCCAAAGTCCTCCCCTGCCCGATGATGAACATCCTCAACGGCGGGAAACATGCGGATAACAACGTAGACTTCCAGGAGTTCATGATCCAACCGTGGGGATTTGACGATTTTCACGAGGCACTGCGGGCCGGCGTCGAGATTTATCACGCGCTCAAAGATGTATTGCACAAAGCGCATCTCTCAACAGCCGTTGGTGATGAGGGCGGTTTTGCTCCTAATCTGAGAACTAACGAAGAGGCGCTAAATATCATCGAACTGGCCGTTATCCAGGCTGGCTACAAGTGGGGAGAACAAATCTTTGTCGCACTCGATCCTGCCACCAGCGAACTCTGGAACGAAGGTGTAAAGATCGGCAAGACAGGATACTGCTTCTTCAAGAGTAATCCCGGTGATGTGATGACCAGTGGCCAGATGGTCAGCCACTGGGTCGAGTGGTGTAACAAATACCCGATTCGTTCCATCGAGGACGGTCTCGCTGAGAATGATTGGACCGGCTGGAAATCGTTGACCGAGAAGTTAGGCAACAAAGTACAACTTGTCGGGGACGATCTGTTCGTAACCAACCCGAAGTTCCTCAAGAAAGGCATTGACACCCAGACTGCCAATGCGATTCTCGTGAAGGTGAATCAGATCGGCACGCTCAGTGAAACATTCGAGGCTGTGACAATGGCTCAGCATGCCGGCTATTCGGCGATCCTCAGCCATCGCAGCGGCGAAACTGAAGATGCGACTATTGCGGATCTTGCCGTAGCGACAAACTGCGGACAGATCAAGACAGGGGCCCCCTGCCGCAGCGACCGTAACGCCAAATACAACCAACTCATCCGCATCGCTGAACATCTGGGCGATACGGCGGTCTATGGCGGCAAATACTGGTCGAAACACGCTTAA
- a CDS encoding 50S ribosomal protein L34: MPTHYEKRRSLVKRRRKFGFRARMKTSKGRRMINRKRRVGRSVNVRKH, from the coding sequence ATGCCTACGCATTATGAAAAGAGACGCAGTTTAGTGAAACGTCGCCGGAAGTTTGGCTTCCGCGCCCGCATGAAGACAAGCAAAGGCCGCCGCATGATCAACCGCAAGCGCCGCGTCGGTCGGTCAGTCAACGTCCGTAAGCACTAA
- the rnc gene encoding ribonuclease III: protein MFEKAACALNYQFKNEKLLCEALTHASSADHRLSSNERMEFLGDAILGFVVCEYLFRNYPELLEGEMTKIKSAVVSRKICAQISSDLDLVSMLTLGKGMSGKSGLPSSITAAVLEAIIAAMYLDGGIEPVRTFILKHLIPHIDEAARSAHQHNFKSVLQHYAQKRMPSHPMYVMLDEKGPDHSKCFEVCVEIDGRRFSSTWANSKKEAEQQAALIALTELGIAIKDDRGRVLIRVNATDNGASSGLNSDVVEG, encoded by the coding sequence ATGTTTGAAAAAGCCGCCTGTGCTCTGAATTATCAGTTCAAGAATGAGAAGCTTCTCTGCGAGGCACTGACTCACGCCAGCAGTGCTGATCATCGCCTTTCCAGTAATGAGCGGATGGAGTTTCTGGGCGACGCGATTCTTGGTTTTGTTGTATGTGAATATCTCTTTCGCAACTATCCGGAACTGCTGGAAGGAGAGATGACCAAGATTAAAAGCGCGGTTGTCAGCCGCAAAATCTGTGCGCAGATCAGCTCTGACCTGGATCTGGTATCGATGCTCACGCTTGGCAAAGGTATGAGCGGCAAGTCAGGCTTACCTTCGAGTATCACTGCTGCGGTACTTGAAGCCATCATTGCTGCAATGTATCTCGATGGTGGTATCGAGCCTGTTCGTACATTCATTCTCAAACATTTGATCCCGCATATTGATGAGGCGGCACGATCCGCCCACCAGCACAATTTCAAAAGCGTGCTTCAGCATTATGCCCAGAAGCGCATGCCTTCACATCCGATGTACGTGATGCTCGACGAAAAAGGACCTGACCACTCAAAATGTTTTGAGGTATGTGTAGAGATCGATGGCCGACGGTTCAGTTCGACGTGGGCCAACTCCAAAAAGGAAGCCGAGCAACAGGCGGCACTTATCGCGCTGACGGAGTTGGGTATTGCAATCAAAGACGATCGCGGTCGAGTATTGATCCGTGTCAACGCCACCGACAATGGGGCGTCATCAGGACTGAATTCGGACGTCGTTGAAGGTTGA
- a CDS encoding DUF2934 domain-containing protein — protein MAKRKTSAKSGKGSPGNTKDLGTKVPNSSVEAASVRPTGTLAANRSDSGSRTPSIATQTAKPATSPRPDTPSQEQIAKRAYEIWVARGKPQGKDLENWRQAERELLGR, from the coding sequence ATGGCAAAGCGTAAAACTTCGGCAAAAAGCGGTAAAGGTTCCCCAGGTAACACCAAAGATCTGGGAACAAAAGTGCCCAACTCATCTGTTGAAGCCGCATCAGTGAGACCAACGGGAACTCTGGCAGCCAACCGATCCGATAGCGGTTCTCGAACGCCATCGATCGCTACCCAGACGGCAAAACCTGCCACCAGCCCACGGCCTGATACGCCCTCTCAAGAACAGATCGCAAAGCGTGCTTATGAGATTTGGGTTGCGCGTGGTAAACCGCAAGGTAAGGATCTGGAAAACTGGCGACAAGCGGAACGTGAACTGCTTGGCCGTTGA
- the bcp gene encoding thioredoxin-dependent thiol peroxidase — protein MAKKTSSQTNYVEVGLPAPAFELKDQDNRTHRLKDYRGCWLVLYFYPKDNTSGCTVEACKFRDAIATIKKLGAEVLGVSPDDQKSHHKFATKFSLPFSLLADTEKLTSNAYGVWQEKSMYGRKYMGVSRTTYLIDPQGKIAHRWEKVKTAQHDQEVLDKLRELQKS, from the coding sequence ATGGCCAAAAAAACATCGTCGCAAACAAACTATGTTGAGGTTGGATTACCAGCCCCTGCTTTTGAACTCAAAGATCAAGACAACCGAACACATCGGCTGAAAGATTACCGGGGGTGCTGGCTCGTGCTTTATTTCTACCCCAAGGACAACACCTCAGGTTGCACGGTGGAAGCGTGTAAATTTCGTGATGCGATCGCGACAATAAAAAAGCTCGGTGCCGAAGTACTCGGCGTAAGCCCCGATGATCAGAAGTCGCACCACAAGTTTGCCACAAAGTTCAGTCTTCCCTTTTCGCTTCTGGCCGACACAGAAAAATTAACGAGCAACGCCTACGGTGTATGGCAAGAAAAGAGCATGTATGGCCGCAAATACATGGGCGTTTCACGTACCACGTACCTGATTGATCCGCAGGGAAAAATTGCGCACCGCTGGGAAAAAGTGAAAACGGCTCAGCACGACCAGGAAGTACTTGACAAACTCAGAGAATTACAAAAATCTTAA
- a CDS encoding DUF4159 domain-containing protein: MSIKLIASVLAVFMLTTAGMLSITRAEVASRSNKTEDKDKREIEVGMLSYGNGHGSKCFAAGFLDDVARKTELKVKREFKNVALDSKELFSYPFVVMSGEGDFKLSDKEVEHLRAYIKKGGFILASSGCSSGEWASAFEAAMKQVMPKDYDKKLKALTLDHAVFHTLFDIDNLQTRQATDEKVVIYGIEIEGRLAMIYSPFGLNDTVNAGGNCCCCGGNEIQNARYINADILAYVLTR; this comes from the coding sequence GTGTCCATCAAACTCATCGCATCTGTCCTCGCGGTCTTCATGCTGACAACAGCAGGAATGTTATCAATCACTCGTGCAGAGGTCGCTTCCAGATCCAACAAGACGGAAGATAAAGACAAACGTGAAATCGAAGTTGGAATGCTGTCCTATGGCAATGGTCATGGAAGTAAATGTTTTGCAGCAGGCTTTCTAGATGATGTCGCACGCAAGACGGAATTAAAAGTCAAACGTGAATTTAAAAACGTTGCCCTCGACAGCAAGGAACTGTTTTCCTACCCCTTTGTGGTCATGTCCGGCGAAGGTGACTTCAAGCTTTCTGATAAAGAGGTGGAACACCTCCGTGCATATATCAAAAAGGGGGGCTTCATCCTCGCTTCCAGTGGATGCTCCAGCGGCGAATGGGCATCAGCTTTCGAAGCAGCAATGAAACAGGTAATGCCGAAGGATTACGACAAGAAGTTGAAGGCATTGACATTGGATCACGCGGTGTTTCATACTCTGTTTGATATTGACAATCTTCAGACCCGCCAGGCGACTGATGAAAAAGTCGTCATTTACGGCATCGAGATAGAAGGTCGCTTGGCGATGATCTATTCGCCTTTCGGCCTAAACGACACAGTGAACGCGGGGGGTAACTGCTGCTGCTGTGGAGGTAATGAGATTCAAAATGCACGATATATCAATGCGGACATTCTGGCCTACGTTCTGACTCGTTGA
- the gmd gene encoding GDP-mannose 4,6-dehydratase translates to MNPRRALITGITGQDGSYLAELLLGKGYEVHGLIRRSSSFNTDRIDHLYRDPHESGARLHLHYADLSDANGLSKLVRQTKPTEVYNLGAQSHVRVSFDQPIFTGEATGLGAIRLLEAVRDYQESSGYQIRYYQASSSELYGKVVETPQRETTPFYPRSPYGVAKLYAHWITVNYRESYDLHASCGILFNHESPRRGETFVTRKITRAVGRIKCGLQKKLYLGNLDAKRDWGFAGDYVEAMWLMLQQDKPDDFVIATGETYAVREFCEKAFARVGLDHADFVEIDKRYFRPAEVDLLLGDASKARKILGWNPKVSFDELVGMMVDADLDLAERERTLIRAGHSVSTPAEN, encoded by the coding sequence ATGAATCCACGACGCGCACTTATCACAGGTATTACAGGACAAGACGGCTCCTATCTTGCAGAACTTCTGCTAGGTAAAGGTTATGAGGTACATGGACTGATCAGACGATCCAGCTCTTTCAATACGGATCGTATCGATCACCTGTACCGAGACCCGCACGAGAGCGGGGCGCGGCTGCACTTGCACTATGCGGACCTCAGTGACGCAAACGGTTTATCAAAGCTTGTTCGGCAAACCAAGCCCACTGAGGTTTACAACCTCGGTGCGCAAAGTCACGTACGGGTGAGCTTTGATCAACCCATTTTCACCGGAGAGGCCACCGGGCTGGGTGCGATTCGCCTCCTGGAAGCGGTACGTGATTATCAGGAGAGCAGTGGTTATCAGATCAGGTATTACCAGGCGTCAAGCAGCGAGCTTTATGGGAAAGTTGTAGAAACACCTCAGCGGGAAACGACGCCTTTCTATCCGCGGTCTCCCTATGGCGTGGCTAAACTCTATGCTCACTGGATCACCGTGAACTACCGCGAAAGCTACGATCTACATGCTTCATGCGGGATCCTTTTCAACCACGAAAGTCCGCGTCGCGGCGAGACGTTTGTAACGCGAAAAATCACCCGTGCCGTAGGCCGCATCAAGTGCGGACTCCAGAAGAAGCTTTATCTGGGAAACCTCGATGCCAAGCGTGACTGGGGCTTCGCAGGTGATTATGTCGAAGCGATGTGGCTGATGCTTCAGCAGGACAAACCGGATGACTTTGTCATCGCCACGGGAGAGACATACGCGGTTCGAGAATTCTGTGAAAAAGCATTTGCTCGTGTCGGACTGGATCATGCGGACTTTGTCGAGATCGATAAGCGATATTTCCGCCCAGCAGAAGTTGATCTGCTGCTGGGGGATGCCAGCAAGGCCAGGAAGATTCTGGGCTGGAATCCGAAGGTGAGTTTCGATGAACTGGTCGGCATGATGGTGGATGCTGATCTCGATCTGGCAGAACGCGAGCGAACCTTGATCCGTGCGGGGCACTCAGTATCAACCCCCGCGGAAAACTGA
- a CDS encoding GDP-L-fucose synthase gives MMDWSKERVCVTGGAGFLGRQVVEKLRQRGVRPEQIFVPRRKDFDLTREADVVRLYAQAKPSVMLHLAAEVGGIGANRDHPGRFFFANMAMGIHLIEHGRRHGLKQFVQTGTVCAYPKFAPVPFNESDLWNGYPEETNAPYGIAKKALFVMLDGYKREYGMNSSVVVPVNLYGPYDNFDPHTSHVIPALIRKCEEARIRRDDKIVCWGTGSASREFLYVTDAAEGIIRAAERMTVPDPINLGTGREITIKDLVTLIAQLCGFEGRIEWDTSKPDGQPRRCLDTTKAKSLLGWQAEVLFEEGLRQTINWWREHVASQ, from the coding sequence TTGATGGACTGGTCTAAAGAGCGAGTGTGCGTCACTGGCGGCGCTGGCTTTCTGGGGCGTCAGGTTGTTGAGAAGTTGCGTCAAAGAGGGGTTCGGCCAGAGCAAATCTTTGTTCCTCGCCGTAAAGATTTTGATCTAACCCGTGAGGCGGATGTCGTCCGACTATATGCACAAGCTAAGCCATCCGTCATGCTTCATCTAGCTGCTGAAGTCGGCGGAATCGGTGCGAATCGGGATCATCCGGGGCGATTCTTTTTTGCAAACATGGCGATGGGGATTCACCTCATCGAGCACGGCCGGCGGCACGGTCTCAAACAGTTTGTGCAAACCGGAACCGTTTGTGCATATCCCAAGTTTGCTCCGGTACCCTTTAACGAGTCCGATCTGTGGAACGGTTATCCGGAAGAAACCAATGCTCCTTACGGTATTGCCAAGAAAGCGCTGTTTGTCATGCTTGATGGATACAAACGCGAGTACGGAATGAACAGTTCCGTTGTCGTGCCTGTAAACCTCTACGGGCCGTATGACAATTTTGATCCACACACTTCGCATGTAATTCCTGCGCTCATCCGAAAATGCGAGGAAGCCCGCATCAGACGGGATGACAAAATCGTTTGTTGGGGTACGGGATCAGCATCCCGTGAGTTTCTCTATGTCACGGATGCGGCGGAGGGCATCATCCGCGCTGCTGAACGAATGACTGTTCCCGATCCCATTAATCTTGGCACGGGACGTGAGATCACCATCAAAGATCTGGTAACACTGATCGCTCAACTCTGCGGGTTTGAAGGTCGCATCGAATGGGATACCAGTAAGCCGGACGGTCAACCGAGACGCTGCCTCGATACGACTAAGGCAAAGAGTCTGCTCGGTTGGCAGGCAGAAGTTTTGTTTGAAGAGGGGCTCAGGCAGACTATTAACTGGTGGCGTGAACATGTTGCCTCACAATAA
- the fbp gene encoding class 1 fructose-bisphosphatase: protein MPIIKNGGIVTMQQHIIEAQISHPTATGEFSWLLSAITLSTKIISASVRRAGLVDVLGEANGGGKENVQGEVQQKLDVIANDSLKRTLGYRGNVGVIASEEDNEPKVVQELGRGGKYIVMFDPLDGSSNIDANVPVGTIFTVFERIKGENHVSQSVLQPGTRQLAAGYVVYGSSTVGVYTTGHGVHMFTLDPSIGAYVLTRENIKMPAYANQYSCNEAYRATFPDGYQKYLDWAKHADGGTCSLRYIGSLVADFHRILLKGGVFLYPPTKKNPEGKLRLMYEANPLAFIAEQAGGTATDGKGRILDVKPDSLHQRTPLIIGGKKNVEQVMKFVNA from the coding sequence ATGCCAATTATCAAAAATGGCGGCATCGTTACGATGCAGCAACACATCATTGAGGCGCAAATATCCCATCCGACGGCGACGGGGGAGTTCAGTTGGCTGCTCAGTGCCATCACGCTTTCGACGAAAATTATTTCCGCCAGTGTCCGTCGCGCTGGACTCGTGGACGTTCTCGGCGAAGCCAACGGCGGAGGCAAGGAAAATGTTCAGGGTGAGGTCCAGCAGAAACTTGACGTCATCGCAAACGATTCACTCAAACGGACACTTGGTTACCGCGGAAATGTCGGCGTCATCGCCAGCGAAGAAGACAATGAACCGAAGGTCGTGCAGGAACTCGGACGCGGCGGCAAATATATCGTGATGTTTGATCCGCTCGACGGATCATCGAATATCGATGCGAATGTTCCAGTCGGCACCATATTTACCGTCTTTGAACGAATAAAAGGAGAAAATCACGTTAGCCAGAGTGTACTTCAGCCAGGCACCCGGCAGCTCGCGGCAGGTTATGTCGTTTATGGGTCCAGCACGGTAGGGGTGTACACCACTGGTCATGGGGTGCATATGTTTACACTCGATCCATCCATCGGTGCTTATGTCTTGACTAGAGAAAACATCAAAATGCCTGCTTATGCCAACCAATACAGTTGTAATGAGGCATACCGCGCCACTTTCCCGGATGGTTATCAGAAATATTTAGACTGGGCGAAGCACGCTGACGGCGGCACATGCAGCTTGCGCTACATCGGATCACTTGTTGCGGATTTTCATCGCATTCTTCTCAAAGGCGGAGTCTTCCTTTATCCCCCGACGAAAAAGAACCCGGAGGGGAAATTGCGGTTAATGTACGAAGCTAACCCACTCGCCTTCATTGCGGAACAGGCAGGGGGGACAGCGACCGATGGCAAAGGACGAATTCTGGACGTGAAACCTGACAGTCTGCACCAGCGTACGCCACTTATCATTGGTGGGAAAAAGAATGTCGAACAGGTCATGAAGTTCGTCAATGCATAA
- the ribF gene encoding riboflavin biosynthesis protein RibF has protein sequence MHVGHRRIVSRAAEIAQEVGAKVVAMTFYPSPASVLRPGFEPLRLMDRDQRLAALRAAGVNEVVVLAPTPEVLTLTAEQFVAQVVERYRPVAWVEGADFRFGHNRAGDVRLLQQLSSKLGFSTYLLDKIQVSLSDQLVAPVSSTLIRWLLAQGRVADATRCLGQPFSISGNVIVGNKQGRIIGIPTANLDPAPMLGRALPADGVYAGRVRLKSGAEFTAAISIGVKPTFGQHHRLIEAHLLGFQDDLYGQTIEVVFDQWVRDQQPFPSIDALKRQIMRDIARISLWRDRTRGTNLPCDAGINKVSSPVL, from the coding sequence ATGCACGTCGGTCACCGACGAATCGTGTCGCGAGCGGCTGAAATCGCGCAAGAGGTCGGGGCCAAGGTCGTGGCGATGACTTTTTACCCGTCTCCCGCATCAGTACTCAGGCCGGGATTCGAGCCGCTTCGTCTCATGGATCGTGACCAACGGTTGGCAGCACTTCGTGCTGCTGGCGTAAACGAAGTTGTTGTTCTGGCACCCACCCCCGAAGTACTGACCTTAACTGCGGAACAGTTTGTTGCCCAGGTTGTCGAACGATATCGTCCCGTGGCGTGGGTGGAAGGTGCCGATTTTCGCTTTGGACATAACCGCGCGGGTGACGTCCGCCTTCTCCAACAGCTCAGCAGTAAGTTGGGCTTTTCAACCTATTTGCTGGATAAGATTCAAGTTTCACTTTCTGATCAGCTCGTTGCTCCGGTCAGCAGTACCCTGATCCGTTGGCTACTTGCACAAGGCCGTGTGGCAGATGCGACACGCTGCCTCGGTCAACCATTCTCAATATCAGGAAATGTTATCGTTGGAAACAAACAAGGCAGGATCATTGGAATTCCAACAGCGAATCTCGATCCTGCGCCCATGCTTGGGCGTGCGTTACCTGCGGATGGTGTTTATGCCGGCCGTGTCAGACTGAAATCAGGAGCAGAATTTACAGCAGCCATAAGTATTGGGGTCAAACCGACCTTTGGTCAACACCATCGCTTAATCGAAGCGCATTTGCTTGGATTTCAGGATGATCTTTACGGTCAAACGATTGAGGTTGTATTTGACCAATGGGTTCGAGACCAGCAGCCGTTTCCCAGTATCGACGCACTTAAGCGTCAGATCATGCGGGATATCGCTCGTATTTCTCTATGGCGTGATCGAACGAGAGGGACTAACCTTCCGTGCGATGCGGGGATAAACAAGGTTTCGAGTCCAGTATTGTGA
- a CDS encoding DHH family phosphoesterase produces MSDYVSNLSREAAGALLVGSKRVVVTTHAKPDGDAYGAVIALTNALRRTGAETYACFMPPVHSSFRSLAGFDQAIVIEEVTQWPQADLYVIVDTGAWSQLLPARDFLTKRLDRTLILDHHLTGGVEAAHRYIDSHAASSCEIIAELIESIANQTEISIDTLLDPIVCEALFVGIASDTGWFRYSNTRPQTHELAAQLLRRGVDHAALFQKLEQTERPEKLQLLIRAVSSLRLISRDRAAVMVLHSNDFAETGSLIEETERFVDIPQMVESVQVVVLITEPPVEKDMPPGPVRLSFRSKPGPNAIDVTQIAGQFGGGGHARAAGAKIDAPLETVITRVTAALQDVLSKCR; encoded by the coding sequence ATGAGCGATTATGTTTCCAATCTTAGCCGTGAAGCGGCGGGAGCTCTGCTGGTAGGCAGCAAGCGTGTAGTGGTCACGACTCACGCCAAACCCGACGGCGATGCCTATGGTGCGGTTATTGCGCTTACCAATGCCTTGCGCCGTACTGGCGCGGAGACTTACGCATGTTTTATGCCGCCGGTACACTCGAGTTTTCGCTCACTCGCGGGGTTCGACCAAGCAATCGTTATTGAAGAGGTAACCCAGTGGCCTCAAGCCGATCTCTACGTCATCGTGGACACCGGAGCTTGGTCGCAACTCCTTCCAGCACGAGACTTCCTCACGAAAAGACTTGATCGCACGCTTATTCTCGACCACCATCTGACAGGTGGCGTGGAAGCCGCACATCGTTACATCGACAGCCACGCTGCATCTTCATGTGAGATCATCGCTGAACTGATCGAATCGATCGCAAATCAGACAGAAATCTCAATCGATACTCTGCTTGATCCCATCGTTTGCGAGGCCTTGTTTGTTGGTATCGCTTCAGATACAGGATGGTTTCGATATTCCAATACTCGCCCTCAGACACATGAACTGGCAGCACAGCTTCTGCGGCGAGGAGTTGATCATGCTGCACTTTTTCAGAAACTTGAACAGACGGAACGGCCGGAAAAACTGCAATTGCTCATCCGTGCGGTATCCAGTCTACGGTTGATTTCACGTGATCGAGCTGCGGTGATGGTGCTGCACAGCAATGATTTTGCAGAAACGGGATCACTCATCGAAGAGACTGAGCGTTTCGTTGATATACCACAGATGGTTGAATCAGTTCAGGTTGTTGTGCTGATTACTGAACCACCGGTAGAAAAAGACATGCCTCCAGGACCCGTGCGACTGAGCTTTCGTAGTAAGCCGGGACCGAACGCAATAGATGTGACCCAAATCGCAGGCCAGTTCGGAGGCGGAGGACACGCCAGAGCGGCTGGAGCGAAAATCGATGCTCCGCTCGAAACTGTCATTACACGTGTTACGGCTGCGCTTCAGGATGTGTTGTCGAAATGTCGTTAG